One window of Papaver somniferum cultivar HN1 chromosome 9, ASM357369v1, whole genome shotgun sequence genomic DNA carries:
- the LOC113309982 gene encoding protein trichome birefringence-like 3 yields MKHARVKIPLFVIAITFLVFAFVGLFYNDENSKLLSAASFFKLSNSCSSQETKTSDSVTSAKKKTRSDLASNGSSKVTEVEEIDKTNTDDEEFLENKCDITKGKWVFNNLSQPLYSDQSCPYIDKQVSCVKNGRTDSDYRHWEWQPDDCVLPSFDPEVVLDKLRGKRLMFVGDSLQKNQWQSFVCLVQSVIPPEQKTMRRRGPSHTVFKAKEYNATIEFYWAPFLIESNSDLDIISDPRKRILKVDSVSKHAQYWVGVDILIFNTYIWWMNGIKIKSLWGSFSNGEDGYEELEAEVAYRISLKTWANWVDSTVASNKIRVFFTTMSPTHMGSIDRHEKRGFRCYNETKPFNKYWGRDLNRRVMNIVASVVDRMKTPVQFINITQMSERRIDGHASVYTEFGGKVVTDEQKAKPRGHTDCIHWCLPGVPDTWNQLFFSYL; encoded by the exons ATGAAACATGCCCGCGTAAAAATTCCGCTTTTCGTCATTGCTATCACGTTTCTTGTATTTGCCTTTGTTGGGTTATTCTACAACGATGAGAATTCAAAGTTACTTTCTGCTGCGTCATTTTTCAAGCTAAGCAATTCTTGTTCAAGTCAGGAAACAAAAACAAGTGATTCGGTCACCTCTGcgaaaaagaaaacaagaagtGATCTTGCCAGCAATGGTTCTTCAAAAG TTACTGAAGTAGAGGAAATCGACAAAACTAATACAGACGATGAAGAGTTTCTTGAAAACAAGTGTGATATTACTAAAGGGAAATGGGTATTCAACAATTTGTCTCAGCCATTGTACTCGGACCAATCTTGCCCGTATATCGACAAACAAGTCTCGTGTGTAAAGAACGGTCGAACGGATTCTGATTACCGTCACTGGGAATGGCAACCAGATGATTGTGTTTTGCCAAG CTTTGATCCTGAAGTTGTTCTTGATAAACTGAGAGGAAAGCGTCTCATGTTTGTTGGAGATTCACTACAGAAAAATCAATGGCAATCTTTCGTTTGTCTGGTTCAATCTGTCATACCGCCAGAACAAAAAACCATGCGTCGACGTGGTCCTTCTCACACTGTTTTTAAAGCCAAG GAATACAATGCTACAATTGAATTTTACTGGGCGCCGTTTCTAATTGAATCTAATTCCGATCTCGATATCATATCAGATCCAAGGAAGAGAATACTGAAAGTAGATTCAGTATCTAAACATGCACAATACTGGGTAGGAGTAGATATTCTTATTTTCAACACATACATTTGGTGGATGAATGGTATCAAAATCAAGTCACT ATGGGGTTCATTTTCAAATGGCGAAGACGGGTACGAAGAGTTGGAGGCAGAAGTGGCTTACAGAATTTCCTTAAAGACATGGGCTAATTGGGTTGACTCTACTGTTGCTTCCAACAAGATCAGGGTCTTCTTTACTACAATGTCTCCAACACACATGGG GAGCATAGATCGGCATGAAAAGAGAGGATTTCGCTGCTACAATGAAACAAAGCCTTTCAACAAGTACTGGGGACGTGATTTAAATCGCCGGGTTATGAACATAGTAGCCAGTGTAGTAGATCGAATGAAAACTCCTGTACAATTTATCAACATCACACAAATGTCAGAGCGTAGGATTGACGGACATGCATCAGTTTACACTGAATTTGGCGGAAAAGTTGTAACAGATGaacaaaaagcaaagccaagaggcCACACAGACTGCATACACTGGTGTTTACCGGGGGTGCCGGATACATGGAACCAACTGTTCTTCTCATACTTGTaa